From the Nodularia sp. NIES-3585 genome, one window contains:
- a CDS encoding Hsp20/alpha crystallin family protein: MALIRWEPFREMEILRRQMDQLFSEMTADERSNSDISPAPRTAWVPAVELSDHGSDLLLRAEIPGVESKDLDVQVTQDAVSISGEHRYQQSTKSNGNMRSEFRYGKFQRIIPLPSKIQHQQVQADLKDGILTLSLPKMEPEKNKVFKVNFGQTQAATTSIESTDGK, translated from the coding sequence ATGGCACTTATTCGTTGGGAACCATTCCGAGAAATGGAAATTCTGCGTCGTCAAATGGATCAACTCTTTTCTGAAATGACAGCAGATGAGCGTAGTAACTCAGATATTTCTCCAGCACCGAGAACAGCCTGGGTTCCTGCCGTTGAACTGTCTGATCATGGTTCTGATTTGCTGTTAAGAGCTGAAATCCCTGGCGTGGAAAGTAAAGACCTAGATGTTCAAGTGACTCAAGATGCAGTCTCAATTTCTGGTGAGCATCGTTACCAACAAAGCACAAAGTCTAATGGAAATATGCGTTCAGAATTCCGTTATGGCAAATTCCAAAGAATAATTCCTCTACCCAGTAAAATTCAGCATCAACAAGTTCAGGCAGACCTCAAAGATGGAATATTAACTCTCAGTTTACCTAAAATGGAACCAGAAAAAAATAAGGTATTCAAAGTAAATTTTGGTCAAACCCAAGCAGCCACTACATCTATAGAGTCTACTGATGGTAAATAA
- a CDS encoding photosystem I assembly protein Ycf3 has translation MPRTQKNDNFVDKSFTVMADLILKLLPANKKAKEAFVYYRDGMSAQAEGEYAEALDYYEEALTLEEDTNDRSYIHYNMGLIYASNGDHDTALKMYHQAIEMNPRLPQALNNIAVIYHYQGEKAKEAGDNDAGEALFDQAADYWIRAIRMAPNNYIEAQNWLKTTGRMQIDIFF, from the coding sequence ATGCCAAGAACCCAAAAAAACGATAATTTTGTTGACAAGTCCTTTACAGTGATGGCGGATCTGATCCTGAAACTTCTGCCAGCCAACAAAAAAGCTAAAGAAGCATTCGTCTACTACCGAGATGGAATGTCAGCGCAAGCAGAAGGAGAATATGCCGAAGCTTTAGATTACTACGAAGAAGCCCTCACACTAGAGGAAGACACTAACGATCGCAGCTATATTCACTATAATATGGGGCTAATCTATGCCAGTAATGGTGACCACGATACAGCGTTAAAGATGTATCACCAAGCCATTGAAATGAATCCACGTTTACCCCAAGCCTTGAATAACATCGCCGTGATTTACCATTATCAAGGGGAAAAGGCTAAAGAAGCTGGGGATAATGACGCTGGTGAAGCACTGTTTGACCAAGCCGCAGATTATTGGATTAGAGCTATTCGCATGGCTCCCAATAATTACATTGAAGCCCAAAACTGGTTAAAAACAACTGGACGTATGCAAATTGACATATTCTTTTAA
- a CDS encoding thioredoxin family protein, with translation MALTASTMLPLGTQAPDFHLPEVVSGKIISLATFADQKALLVMFICQHCPFVKHIQTELARLGKDYLSSDLGILAISANDAEKYPDDAPESLKAMAAELDFKFPLCYDETQETAKAYTAACTPDFFIFDAERKLAYRGQLDDSRPSNGKPVTGADLRAAIASVLADKPVTSEQQPSIGCNIKWKPGNEPSYFG, from the coding sequence ATGGCTTTAACTGCATCTACAATGTTGCCATTAGGCACGCAAGCACCAGATTTTCATCTACCAGAAGTGGTATCTGGAAAAATAATTTCCCTTGCCACTTTTGCTGACCAAAAAGCATTATTGGTCATGTTCATTTGTCAGCACTGCCCATTTGTCAAACATATCCAAACAGAATTAGCGCGTCTAGGAAAAGATTACCTCTCCAGTGATTTAGGGATTTTGGCCATTAGCGCCAATGATGCCGAAAAATATCCAGATGATGCGCCAGAGTCTTTAAAAGCAATGGCGGCAGAACTTGATTTTAAGTTTCCCTTGTGTTACGACGAAACTCAAGAAACAGCAAAAGCTTATACAGCAGCTTGCACACCTGATTTTTTTATATTTGACGCAGAACGTAAACTAGCTTATCGGGGACAACTGGATGATAGCCGTCCTAGCAATGGTAAACCTGTAACAGGGGCAGATTTACGCGCTGCGATCGCCTCCGTATTGGCAGATAAACCCGTTACCAGTGAACAACAGCCCAGTATTGGTTGCAATATTAAGTGGAAACCAGGTAACGAACCCAGTTATTTCGGTTAA
- a CDS encoding glutathione S-transferase family protein — protein sequence MGLGILKDGQWVSRRDQEDAQGKFVRPSTTYRDQITADGSSGFKAEPGRYHLYISWACPWACRTAIIRQLKGLEDVIGLSVVGAEIDQNSWEFTDEVGAIPDSVNGTQYLWQLYLKADPNYSGRVTVPVLWDKQKGTIVNNESREIIRMFDTQFNAFAQEDINFYPENLQNLIDQTIDAIYQPINNGVYRAGFATSQSAYDEAVTELFAALDDWENILGKQRYLCGDQVTEADWCMFTTLLRFDAVYYVHFKCNLRRMVEYPNLWNYLKELYQLPGVKETCNFDHIKRHYYRSHPNVNPTRIVPKGPVIDFDAPHNRDEVVKK from the coding sequence ATGGGTTTGGGAATCCTCAAAGATGGTCAGTGGGTATCAAGACGGGATCAAGAAGATGCACAAGGTAAATTTGTTCGCCCATCAACAACTTACCGTGATCAGATTACAGCAGATGGCTCTAGTGGTTTTAAGGCTGAACCGGGGCGCTATCATTTATATATTTCCTGGGCTTGTCCTTGGGCTTGTCGGACTGCAATTATTCGTCAATTAAAAGGACTAGAAGATGTCATTGGGCTATCTGTAGTTGGGGCGGAAATTGACCAAAATAGTTGGGAATTCACTGATGAAGTCGGGGCTATTCCTGATTCGGTAAATGGTACTCAGTATCTGTGGCAACTTTATCTGAAAGCTGATCCTAACTACAGTGGACGGGTAACAGTGCCAGTTTTATGGGATAAGCAAAAGGGGACAATTGTCAATAATGAATCCCGCGAAATCATCCGGATGTTTGATACGCAATTCAATGCTTTTGCTCAAGAAGATATCAACTTTTATCCCGAAAATTTACAAAACCTAATTGATCAGACGATTGATGCTATTTATCAACCGATCAATAATGGTGTATATCGGGCGGGATTTGCCACTTCTCAATCAGCTTATGATGAGGCGGTAACAGAGTTATTTGCAGCCCTTGATGACTGGGAAAATATATTAGGAAAACAGCGCTATCTCTGCGGGGATCAAGTTACTGAAGCTGACTGGTGTATGTTCACTACTTTGCTGCGTTTTGATGCTGTTTACTATGTGCATTTTAAATGCAACTTACGCCGAATGGTTGAGTATCCTAATTTGTGGAATTATCTCAAGGAACTCTATCAATTACCGGGTGTGAAGGAAACTTGTAATTTCGACCATATTAAACGGCACTATTACAGGAGTCATCCTAATGTTAACCCGACCCGGATTGTGCCGAAAGGCCCTGTGATTGATTTTGATGCTCCTCATAACCGGGATGAAGTGGTGAAAAAATAG
- a CDS encoding glutathione S-transferase family protein: MKTLRLYDFLPSGNGYKIRLLLTQMGMPFERIDMNILKGETRTPEFFSKNPNGKIPVLEVNTGKYLAESNAILMYLSEGTEFLPYDRFSRAQVLQWLFFEQYSHEPFIATSRFWISILGKAEEYSPEIKQKRDPGYAALKVMENHLRTHNFFVNERYTIADIALFAYTHVADEGGFDLSKFPAIQAWIERVKSQPRYIRITQDKNFAE; the protein is encoded by the coding sequence ATGAAAACTCTACGTTTGTATGATTTCTTACCGTCAGGCAATGGTTATAAGATCCGACTTTTATTGACACAAATGGGTATGCCCTTTGAGAGAATAGACATGAATATTTTGAAAGGAGAGACTCGCACACCAGAGTTTTTTAGTAAGAATCCCAACGGTAAAATACCAGTTTTGGAAGTTAATACTGGGAAATATTTAGCAGAATCAAATGCTATATTAATGTATTTGAGTGAAGGCACAGAATTTTTACCATATGATCGCTTTTCAAGAGCGCAAGTGTTGCAATGGTTGTTTTTTGAACAATATAGCCATGAACCTTTTATTGCTACATCAAGATTTTGGATCTCTATTTTAGGTAAAGCTGAGGAATACAGTCCAGAGATCAAGCAAAAACGCGATCCTGGTTATGCAGCACTAAAAGTTATGGAAAATCATTTAAGGACGCACAACTTTTTTGTCAATGAGCGTTATACAATTGCTGATATTGCCTTGTTTGCCTATACTCATGTGGCTGATGAAGGTGGATTTGATTTGTCAAAATTCCCCGCTATCCAAGCTTGGATTGAACGAGTTAAATCTCAGCCTAGATATATTAGAATTACACAAGATAAAAATTTTGCCGAATAA
- the gatC gene encoding Asp-tRNA(Asn)/Glu-tRNA(Gln) amidotransferase subunit GatC has product MIDREQVHKVALLARLELTSEEEEQFTTQLGSILDYIEQLNEVDVSDVLPTTRAIDVSNVTRIDELQPYPEREAILNGAPEQEGEFFKVPKILNSND; this is encoded by the coding sequence ATGATTGATCGCGAACAAGTTCACAAAGTAGCTCTTCTGGCTCGTTTAGAATTAACTTCAGAAGAAGAGGAGCAATTTACTACCCAACTGGGAAGTATTCTGGATTATATCGAACAATTGAATGAAGTTGATGTTAGTGATGTGCTGCCGACAACACGGGCAATTGATGTCAGTAATGTGACTCGAATAGATGAGTTACAACCATATCCTGAGCGAGAAGCCATCCTGAATGGTGCGCCTGAACAAGAAGGTGAGTTTTTCAAAGTACCCAAAATCCTCAATAGCAATGATTAG
- a CDS encoding chlorophyll a/b-binding protein, whose protein sequence is MRTNTAIVDDQGLMNNFAIEPKVYVDEQGDRTGFTPYAELLNGRLAMIGFVSLIALEVFTGHGIIGLLASL, encoded by the coding sequence ATGCGTACCAATACAGCTATTGTTGATGACCAAGGTCTAATGAACAACTTTGCAATAGAACCAAAGGTTTATGTAGACGAGCAAGGCGATCGCACCGGGTTCACTCCCTACGCCGAATTACTCAACGGTCGTTTAGCAATGATTGGTTTTGTGTCTCTGATAGCATTAGAAGTATTCACAGGACACGGCATCATCGGCCTTTTGGCTAGCCTGTAA
- a CDS encoding DUF2231 domain-containing protein — METTGTESNSTPFPNIPPIIESDDREYRDSGVPSTVAIAGHPLHPLTMIFPIAFLAGALGSDFGYWLTHDFFWARASLWLIGLGLLGGIIAAITGMSDFLRIERVRKRTAGWTHLILNVAILVLTALNLILRLGNPESRILPWGFFLSLVVGTLTSITGWFGAELSYRHKIGVVGAGSRRYP; from the coding sequence ATGGAAACTACAGGAACAGAGTCTAATTCTACACCGTTCCCAAATATCCCACCAATTATTGAAAGTGACGACAGAGAATATCGGGATAGTGGTGTACCCAGTACGGTAGCGATCGCGGGACACCCCTTACACCCCCTGACGATGATTTTTCCCATTGCGTTCTTAGCTGGTGCATTGGGAAGCGACTTCGGCTATTGGTTAACGCATGATTTTTTCTGGGCTAGAGCATCCCTATGGTTAATTGGACTGGGACTACTAGGAGGTATTATCGCCGCCATCACCGGGATGAGCGACTTTTTAAGAATTGAACGTGTTCGCAAGCGCACCGCCGGCTGGACGCATTTAATTCTAAATGTGGCGATTTTAGTCTTGACAGCCCTGAATTTGATTTTACGTCTAGGAAATCCTGAGTCACGAATATTACCGTGGGGATTCTTTCTGTCCCTAGTTGTGGGTACGCTAACTAGTATCACTGGCTGGTTTGGGGCTGAACTTTCCTATCGGCACAAAATTGGTGTAGTGGGTGCTGGTAGCAGAAGATATCCTTAA
- a CDS encoding SOS response-associated peptidase yields MCGRFSLNQSSAAIANFFRIDKIPDLAAEYNIAPTQRVATVLNNAETNQREFQQLRWGLIPSWAKDPRIGVKLINARAETVAAKPAFRSAFKQRRCLVLADGFYEWKRQNGKKQPFYFRLLNGQPFGFAGLWEKWQPLQGRPDDEEIISCTILTTAANELVQPIHDRMPVILAPQDYDLWLNPQMPTTERLQQLLCPYPAQVMTGYPVSSLVNNSRQNSSECIIPLS; encoded by the coding sequence ATGTGTGGAAGATTTAGTTTAAATCAGTCATCAGCGGCGATCGCTAATTTTTTTCGTATAGATAAAATTCCAGATTTAGCTGCTGAATATAACATTGCACCTACGCAAAGGGTGGCAACAGTCCTAAATAATGCTGAAACTAACCAGCGGGAATTTCAGCAGTTACGTTGGGGGTTAATACCCTCCTGGGCAAAAGATCCACGAATTGGTGTGAAGCTAATCAATGCCAGAGCAGAAACAGTTGCAGCAAAACCTGCATTTCGGTCAGCATTCAAGCAGCGACGCTGTTTAGTGCTAGCTGATGGTTTTTATGAGTGGAAACGACAAAATGGTAAAAAACAGCCGTTTTATTTTCGGCTCTTAAATGGACAGCCCTTTGGCTTTGCGGGATTATGGGAAAAATGGCAACCTCTACAGGGAAGGCCTGACGATGAGGAAATCATATCTTGTACAATTTTAACAACGGCAGCTAATGAATTAGTCCAACCAATTCATGATCGGATGCCAGTCATTTTGGCTCCACAAGATTACGATTTGTGGTTAAATCCCCAAATGCCAACAACAGAGCGACTACAGCAGTTATTGTGTCCATATCCCGCTCAAGTCATGACTGGTTACCCAGTTAGTAGCTTGGTGAACAACTCTCGACAGAATAGTTCTGAATGTATCATCCCTCTCAGTTAG
- a CDS encoding hemerythrin domain-containing protein produces MVSTLDDTKRNAIAVKLANMKLIQQLLIENEQLFVRESTDAEISDRIRKMLEDDQKNQGVLETVMVQYGIQQQPEQIVQEMSDKICQLMQGSELSFYEKIFQHELLKHQQVMSGMTIHKAAQKVGADVMAAISPLNTVNFENRAHQEQLKGILEVLGVRELTGQDVDQGIWGRVQDAIAAFSGAVGSAVTQTSDKKDMNIQDVIRMDHNKVNILFTELLQSNNPQKIQEYFGQIYKDLTAHAEAEEEVVYPRVRSFYGEADTQELYDEQAQMKRLLEEIRAINPSAAEFKDRVRNLMDIVGDHIRQEESTMFAAIRNNLSNEQTEQMATQFKAAKSRIQGKLGGTKAGANVE; encoded by the coding sequence ATGGTAAGCACATTAGATGATACAAAAAGAAATGCTATTGCCGTAAAATTGGCAAATATGAAATTAATTCAACAGTTACTCATCGAAAACGAGCAATTGTTTGTAAGAGAATCAACTGATGCCGAAATATCTGATCGCATCCGCAAAATGCTGGAAGATGACCAAAAAAATCAAGGCGTTCTGGAAACTGTCATGGTTCAGTATGGTATCCAACAACAACCAGAACAAATAGTGCAAGAAATGTCCGACAAAATCTGCCAATTGATGCAAGGCTCTGAATTGAGTTTTTATGAAAAAATATTTCAGCATGAATTGTTAAAGCATCAACAAGTTATGTCTGGTATGACAATTCACAAAGCTGCTCAAAAGGTTGGTGCTGACGTAATGGCGGCAATTAGCCCTTTAAATACAGTTAACTTTGAAAACCGCGCTCACCAAGAGCAACTCAAAGGTATTTTAGAAGTTTTGGGTGTGCGTGAACTGACTGGACAAGATGTAGATCAAGGGATTTGGGGACGAGTTCAAGATGCGATCGCTGCCTTTAGTGGCGCAGTAGGTAGCGCTGTTACCCAAACCAGTGATAAAAAGGATATGAATATCCAGGATGTGATTCGCATGGATCACAATAAGGTAAATATTCTGTTTACAGAACTACTACAAAGCAACAATCCACAAAAGATTCAAGAGTATTTTGGACAAATCTACAAAGATTTAACAGCTCATGCTGAAGCTGAAGAGGAAGTAGTTTACCCCAGAGTACGTTCTTTCTATGGTGAAGCTGATACCCAAGAACTTTATGACGAACAAGCTCAAATGAAACGGCTGTTAGAAGAAATCCGCGCTATTAATCCTTCTGCGGCTGAATTTAAAGATAGAGTCAGAAATTTGATGGATATTGTGGGGGATCATATTCGTCAAGAAGAAAGCACAATGTTTGCTGCTATTCGCAATAATTTGAGTAATGAACAAACTGAGCAAATGGCGACACAATTTAAAGCCGCTAAGAGCAGAATTCAAGGAAAATTGGGAGGTACTAAAGCCGGAGCAAATGTTGAGTAA
- the aroA gene encoding 3-phosphoshikimate 1-carboxyvinyltransferase — translation MSASVITVETQKDLSQKLIIQRPSAGLSLQGCIRVPGDKSISHRALMLGAIAEGETEIQGLLLGEDPRSTASCFQAMGAQISELNTELVKVQGIGLGQLQEPVDVLNAGNSGTTLRLMLGLLASHPGRFFTVTGDSSLRSRPMSRVVQPLQQMGAEIWGRKGNSLAPLAIQGQALKPTHYHSPIASAQVKSCILLAGLLTAGKTTVTEPALSRDHSERMLRAFGAELSIDPDTNSVTVIGPAQLRGQKVIVPGDISSAAFWLVAGAIVPGSELVVENVGVNPTRTGILEALELMGADIQLENQREVAGEPVADIRVRSSRLKSCTIAGEIIPRMIDEIPILAVAAVFAEGTTVIRDAAELRVKESDRITVMAQQLNKMGAKVSELPDGMEITGGTPLVGTDVDSHTDHRIAMSLAIASLVSTGITTIHRAEAAAISYPDFTATLKKVLPD, via the coding sequence ATGTCGGCTTCTGTCATAACTGTAGAAACTCAAAAAGACCTTTCTCAGAAGTTAATTATCCAGCGACCCTCCGCTGGGCTGTCTTTACAGGGTTGTATCCGTGTCCCAGGTGATAAATCAATATCACATCGGGCTTTAATGTTAGGTGCGATCGCTGAAGGTGAAACGGAGATCCAAGGGCTGCTTTTAGGCGAAGACCCCCGCAGCACTGCTAGCTGTTTTCAAGCTATGGGGGCGCAAATTTCGGAACTGAACACCGAATTAGTCAAGGTTCAGGGTATTGGTTTGGGACAATTGCAAGAACCAGTGGATGTGTTGAATGCTGGCAACTCTGGCACTACACTTAGACTGATGTTAGGGCTTTTGGCTTCTCATCCAGGGCGGTTTTTTACGGTCACAGGGGATAGTTCTTTGCGATCGCGTCCTATGTCCCGTGTAGTTCAACCTTTGCAACAAATGGGAGCCGAAATTTGGGGACGTAAGGGTAATTCTTTAGCACCCTTAGCAATTCAAGGCCAAGCCCTCAAACCGACTCATTACCATTCCCCCATCGCTTCCGCCCAAGTTAAATCCTGTATATTACTTGCGGGTTTATTAACAGCCGGAAAAACCACCGTCACCGAACCCGCCCTTTCTCGCGACCACAGCGAACGAATGTTACGGGCTTTTGGTGCAGAACTCAGTATTGATCCAGACACCAATAGCGTCACCGTCATTGGACCGGCGCAACTGCGGGGACAAAAAGTCATTGTTCCTGGGGATATCAGTTCAGCCGCCTTTTGGTTAGTAGCTGGGGCGATTGTTCCCGGTTCGGAATTGGTCGTGGAAAATGTTGGTGTTAATCCCACCCGCACTGGAATATTAGAAGCTTTAGAACTCATGGGAGCGGATATTCAACTAGAAAATCAGCGCGAAGTAGCTGGGGAACCAGTCGCGGATATCAGAGTGCGTTCTAGTCGGTTAAAAAGCTGCACCATTGCTGGGGAGATCATTCCCAGAATGATTGATGAGATTCCCATTTTAGCCGTAGCGGCTGTATTTGCCGAAGGTACAACGGTGATTCGGGATGCAGCGGAATTGCGAGTTAAAGAAAGCGATCGCATTACCGTGATGGCGCAGCAACTCAATAAAATGGGAGCAAAGGTGAGTGAATTACCCGACGGTATGGAAATTACTGGCGGTACGCCTTTAGTAGGTACTGATGTCGATAGCCATACAGATCATCGCATTGCCATGAGTCTAGCGATCGCATCTCTAGTATCCACTGGAATCACCACCATTCACCGTGCAGAAGCAGCAGCCATTTCCTACCCCGACTTCACCGCCACATTAAAAAAAGTGCTTCCTGATTGA
- a CDS encoding DUF167 domain-containing protein codes for MQKRVKVKPNSKEQKIEEQNDGSWTIKLKSPPVDGKANEELIKLLAKKFNVPKAHVRIKSGLSSRQKLIEIDIDI; via the coding sequence ATGCAAAAAAGAGTTAAAGTTAAACCTAATTCCAAAGAGCAAAAAATTGAAGAACAAAATGATGGTAGTTGGACTATAAAATTAAAGTCTCCGCCAGTGGATGGTAAAGCTAATGAAGAGTTAATTAAACTATTAGCTAAAAAGTTTAATGTGCCAAAAGCTCATGTGAGAATTAAATCTGGTTTATCATCTCGGCAAAAACTGATTGAAATTGACATAGATATTTAG